A stretch of DNA from Thiothrix subterranea:
GATGGCATTTTGTCCGTAATCGGTAAACGTTTGCATGGAATGATCTCCAAAAGCTGCTAGGTAGGGAAGGTACTGCCAGCCCGTTGAGGGCGATGGGTTATTAGCATTGATTGGCAGGTTTGCTTAGGTCGCTATCAGCATTATCGAGTGTTCCTAGGGAATTGCAATGTTTTACTTCCATACTGGCTTATTGGCTGAAGCGCCAGTGCAGGGGTCACATTAATTACCGCAGCCTCCTGCTTGCGTTCCCGGTACGCAACACGTTTCCCCGGATTCGCTGACCCTCTCAAGCCCGAATATCTGGCAATGTGCGGTTGTATAGATTTACGCATCCATATATTCGTTAATGCGAATATGATAATCTCCCAACAAATGGTAAACATCAAGAGAAAGTACTTAACGTTTTCCCCAAGAGGAGGAACCCCATGACCGTATTCCTAAAACGCATCAGCAACGCACTGCTGCTACTGAGCCTGCTAATGATTGCGCCCGCGTGGGCAGAAGGCCGCGATTTTCTGGTCGATGCCGACTGGCTGGCAGCAGAAAAAGAGAAAAACAAAAATCTGGTGATTCTGGAAGCCCGTTACCACCCACACCGTTTTTACACCGTTGGGCATATCGAAGGCGCGGTGCAAGTGCAACGCTTCAAGGATTTGGGCGACAACCTCGCCAAACCGATCATGCGTTTCCCCAGCAAGGAAAAGTTTGAAAAAACCCTGCGTTCATGGGGCATTAACAACGATTCCACCATCGTGCTGTACGACGATTCCAGCACGGCACTGGTGGCGCGTTTGTATGGCACGCTGGAGTTGTTCGGCTATGACATGAGCAAAGTGAAAATCCTCGACGGCGGTACGATTGGCTGGACAGGTTTCAATGAACTCACTAAAGAAGCCACTCCCGCGCCGAAAGAGGGCAATGTCACCCTCAAAGACCCCAACCCCGACATGCTGGTGGAGTGGATGGATGTGTATGACGATGTGGTGTCACGCCGCGATGAAAAAGTCGTGCTGGTCGATGCACGTCCGGCAGATATGTACAACGGCAAAACCATCCGCCACGCCGTACAAGGTGGGCATATCCCCGGTGCGTTGAATATCGTCAGCCTTGACGGTACGGACGGGCAAAGCCAAACTTGGAAATCCGCCGCAGACCTCGAAGCCATGTACAAAGACATTCCCAAAGATAAAACCGTCTACCTGTATTGCCACGACGGTTTCCGCATGAGTCTGGGTTTCCTGCAATTGCGTAGCCTCGGCTACAAAGACGTGCGTTTCGTCAATGGCGGCTGGAGCGCGTGGGACGGGGCAATGACCCTGCCGATCGTGCAAGGCGACAAACCGTATGACGACGATTATTCACTGTAAAACAGCAACATTGGAGATAGCTCGATGAGTGAAACAATCCCTTTGCATTCTTCCATCGTCGCGCTGGTGTCACTGGCGGCGGGCATTGCCGCCAAACACCCCAGCATGGGGCTGTGCCAAGTGCAGCGGCTGCGTTCCTTGGGCGTGTCGGAAGATCACATCCAAACAGCGGTGGAAATTGCCCGCCATATCCGCGACGAAGCGGCGCAAAAGCTGGATACGGCGTTTGATGAGCAATTCTCAGGTGCGCCAGTCGTGGAGGCTGGCGGCGCTTGCTGCACGCCGACGGCATCCGGGCAAGCGTGTTGCTGATGTGCATTGTATGAAATAAATTCACCAAAATAAGGAGAAGGAGTCGGTATGAGCGTGACGTTTACCCAATATTTTGACGGTTCATTTCAGGGCATTTTGCGCTGGCATCAATTGGATGCACTCTGGGAAAAAGTACGAGCGCAACCGGAAGGCTGGTACGCCAGTTTGGTCGGCGAAGCCTTGCCGGATGCGCCCTTATCGGCAGAGGCACTGGAACAATTTATCCGCGAAATGGATACTTTGCTGCGCGAAGAACACGATTACGACTACTGCGGCGTTGTTTACGCCGACAACCCCGCCACGCCCACCATGATCAAAATTTACGACCCGCACAATATGGGCAGCGCCTGCGGTTCCAGCGGGGAACGCATCTGGCCGCGCTGGGTATTAAGCCACCTCAAACCCGAACCGTTGGCAGAAACCGCGCCGTTACCGGGCAACCGCAAACGTTGGTGGCAAAAGTTATTCAATTAAAAACGGCATCCTGTTGCACTTACATTCGTTTATCCGTATATAATGCTAAAATGCTCACGCTTTAGGAGAT
This window harbors:
- a CDS encoding sulfurtransferase; translation: MTVFLKRISNALLLLSLLMIAPAWAEGRDFLVDADWLAAEKEKNKNLVILEARYHPHRFYTVGHIEGAVQVQRFKDLGDNLAKPIMRFPSKEKFEKTLRSWGINNDSTIVLYDDSSTALVARLYGTLELFGYDMSKVKILDGGTIGWTGFNELTKEATPAPKEGNVTLKDPNPDMLVEWMDVYDDVVSRRDEKVVLVDARPADMYNGKTIRHAVQGGHIPGALNIVSLDGTDGQSQTWKSAADLEAMYKDIPKDKTVYLYCHDGFRMSLGFLQLRSLGYKDVRFVNGGWSAWDGAMTLPIVQGDKPYDDDYSL